A portion of the Misgurnus anguillicaudatus chromosome 16, ASM2758022v2, whole genome shotgun sequence genome contains these proteins:
- the hs6st2 gene encoding heparan-sulfate 6-O-sulfotransferase 2 isoform X2, translating to MDEKSYYSRLFIALVMVLLFGVIVLQYVCPTSDCQLLHLASLSSGSPGNHNGASAGDPYSLEDGALARFVPRFNFTTKDLYRVVDFNIKGDDVIVFLHIQKTGGTTFGRHLVRNIQLERPCECHAGQKKCTCYRPGKRDTWLFSRFSTGWSCGLHADWTELTNCVPSFMSFRESQEKHKTPRNYYYITILRDPVWRYLSEWRHVQRGATWKASKHMCDGRLPTLNELPSCYSGDDWSGCTLEEFMACPYNLANNRQTRMLADLSLVGCYNLSIMSESQRWALMLESAKRNLRNMAFFGLTEYQRKTQYLFEQTFRLSFIAPFTQLNGTRATSVEVEPETQQRIRELNQWDVELYEYARDLFLQRFQYARQQERREARQRRMQERRKLRAKVRPWWVGTGKGVFNPTKAPQPTEQYSVKSFSEERQIETENKLEREPEGQVEDTWLEEDDSQTMLDYLENVEQWR from the exons ATGGATGAAAAATCCTACTACAGTCGGCTCTTCATTGCGCTGGTGATGGTGTTATTGTTCGGCGTGATTGTGTTACAATATGTTTGTCCTACGTCCGATTGCCAGCTGCTACACCTGGCATCATTGTCCTCCGGGAGTCCGGGGAATCACAACGGAGCCAGTGCGGGAGATCCGTACAGTTTAGAAGACGGCGCATTGGCTCGATTCGTGCCGCGTTTTAATTTCACAACTAAAGACCTTTATCGCGTTGTAGATTTCAACATTAAGGGGGACGACGTTATAGTGTTCCTCCATATTCAGAAGACCGGTGGGACGACGTTCGGCCGTCACCTGGTCCGCAACATTCAACTAGAGAGGCCGTGCGAGTGTCACGCGGGCCAGAAGAAATGTACGTGCTACCGGCCAGGTAAACGGGACACCTGGCTGTTCTCGCGCTTCTCCACCGGCTGGAGCTGCGGTCTGCACGCGGACTGGACGGAGCTCACCAACTGCGTGCCTTCCTTCATGAGCTTTCGGGAGTCTCAGGAGAAACACAAAACTCCCAG GAACTACTATTACATCACAATCTTAAGGGATCCGGTTTGGAGATACCTCAGTGAGTGGAGACACGTTCAGCGTGGTGCCACCTGGAAAGCCTCTAAACACATGTGCGATGGCCGTTTACCTACCCTGAATGAGCTGCCCAGCTGTTATTCTGGTGACGATTGGTCAGGTTGCACGTTGGAGGAATTCATGGCATGTCCTTATAACCTTGCCAACAACAGACAGACCCGTATGCTGGCAGACCTCAGCCTGGTGGGTTGTTATAACCTCTCAATAATGAGTGAGAGCCAACGTTGGGCTCTAATGCTGGAAAGTGCCAAGCGGAACTTGCGAAACATGGCCTTTTTCGGCCTGACCGAATATCAGCGTAAGACGCAGTACCTCTTCGAACAAACGTTCCGCCTGTCTTTCATCGCACCGTTTACGCAGCTCAATGGCACTCGAGCTACGAGTGTAGAGGTGGAACCGGAGACCCAGCAGAGGATTCGGGAACTGAACCAGTGGGATGTGGAGCTGTACGAGTACGCACGTGACCTCTTCCTCCAGCGCTTTCAGTATGCGAGACAGCAGGAGCGCAGAGAAGCTCGCCAGCGACGTATGCAGGAGAGGCGCAAGTTGCGTGCCAAAGTGAGGCCGTGGTGGGTGGGAACTGGAAAAGGTGTTTTTAACCCCACCAAGGCTCCGCAGCCGACCGAACAATATTCTGTTAAGAGTTTTTCAGAGGAAAGACAAATagagacagaaaataaactggAGCGTGAGCCTGAAGGACAGGTTGAGGACACCTGGTTAGAGGAAGATGACAGTCAAACCATGCTGGACTATTTAGAAAATGTTGAACAGTGGCGGTAG
- the hs6st2 gene encoding heparan-sulfate 6-O-sulfotransferase 2 isoform X1, with protein MDEKSYYSRLFIALVMVLLFGVIVLQYVCPTSDCQLLHLASLSSGSPGNHNGASAGDPYSLEDGALARFVPRFNFTTKDLYRVVDFNIKGDDVIVFLHIQKTGGTTFGRHLVRNIQLERPCECHAGQKKCTCYRPGKRDTWLFSRFSTGWSCGLHADWTELTNCVPSFMSFRESQEKHKTPSRNYYYITILRDPVWRYLSEWRHVQRGATWKASKHMCDGRLPTLNELPSCYSGDDWSGCTLEEFMACPYNLANNRQTRMLADLSLVGCYNLSIMSESQRWALMLESAKRNLRNMAFFGLTEYQRKTQYLFEQTFRLSFIAPFTQLNGTRATSVEVEPETQQRIRELNQWDVELYEYARDLFLQRFQYARQQERREARQRRMQERRKLRAKVRPWWVGTGKGVFNPTKAPQPTEQYSVKSFSEERQIETENKLEREPEGQVEDTWLEEDDSQTMLDYLENVEQWR; from the exons ATGGATGAAAAATCCTACTACAGTCGGCTCTTCATTGCGCTGGTGATGGTGTTATTGTTCGGCGTGATTGTGTTACAATATGTTTGTCCTACGTCCGATTGCCAGCTGCTACACCTGGCATCATTGTCCTCCGGGAGTCCGGGGAATCACAACGGAGCCAGTGCGGGAGATCCGTACAGTTTAGAAGACGGCGCATTGGCTCGATTCGTGCCGCGTTTTAATTTCACAACTAAAGACCTTTATCGCGTTGTAGATTTCAACATTAAGGGGGACGACGTTATAGTGTTCCTCCATATTCAGAAGACCGGTGGGACGACGTTCGGCCGTCACCTGGTCCGCAACATTCAACTAGAGAGGCCGTGCGAGTGTCACGCGGGCCAGAAGAAATGTACGTGCTACCGGCCAGGTAAACGGGACACCTGGCTGTTCTCGCGCTTCTCCACCGGCTGGAGCTGCGGTCTGCACGCGGACTGGACGGAGCTCACCAACTGCGTGCCTTCCTTCATGAGCTTTCGGGAGTCTCAGGAGAAACACAAAACTCCCAG CAGGAACTACTATTACATCACAATCTTAAGGGATCCGGTTTGGAGATACCTCAGTGAGTGGAGACACGTTCAGCGTGGTGCCACCTGGAAAGCCTCTAAACACATGTGCGATGGCCGTTTACCTACCCTGAATGAGCTGCCCAGCTGTTATTCTGGTGACGATTGGTCAGGTTGCACGTTGGAGGAATTCATGGCATGTCCTTATAACCTTGCCAACAACAGACAGACCCGTATGCTGGCAGACCTCAGCCTGGTGGGTTGTTATAACCTCTCAATAATGAGTGAGAGCCAACGTTGGGCTCTAATGCTGGAAAGTGCCAAGCGGAACTTGCGAAACATGGCCTTTTTCGGCCTGACCGAATATCAGCGTAAGACGCAGTACCTCTTCGAACAAACGTTCCGCCTGTCTTTCATCGCACCGTTTACGCAGCTCAATGGCACTCGAGCTACGAGTGTAGAGGTGGAACCGGAGACCCAGCAGAGGATTCGGGAACTGAACCAGTGGGATGTGGAGCTGTACGAGTACGCACGTGACCTCTTCCTCCAGCGCTTTCAGTATGCGAGACAGCAGGAGCGCAGAGAAGCTCGCCAGCGACGTATGCAGGAGAGGCGCAAGTTGCGTGCCAAAGTGAGGCCGTGGTGGGTGGGAACTGGAAAAGGTGTTTTTAACCCCACCAAGGCTCCGCAGCCGACCGAACAATATTCTGTTAAGAGTTTTTCAGAGGAAAGACAAATagagacagaaaataaactggAGCGTGAGCCTGAAGGACAGGTTGAGGACACCTGGTTAGAGGAAGATGACAGTCAAACCATGCTGGACTATTTAGAAAATGTTGAACAGTGGCGGTAG
- the gpc4 gene encoding glypican-4 produces the protein MKMMVLFTVCLSVVVLVSAQAEQKLKNCNEVRTAYSSKGFNVNDVPNKGVHGAHLKVCPQGYSCCTLEMEEKLSQQSRTDLKAPVHQLSSNLQSTFTQRHRHFDQFFRELLTNAEKSLHDMFVRTYGLMYVKNAELFKNFFKELGRYYVHGSSAVNLEDMLSEFWTDLLDRMFRLVNVQYEFNDSYMDCVSRHMEQLKPFGDVPRKLRLQLTRSFIAVRTFTRGLALMPEVVGKVSTVSASPSCVRAAMKMLYCPYCTGQVALKPCKNYCLNVMRGCLANQADLDTEWNNFLDSMLGLAERLEGPFNFESVMDPIDVKISDAIMNMQENSIQVSQKVFQGCGQPKPNMAFRSKRSPPKDSGFPGRFRPYSPEARPTTAAGTSLDRLLTDAKKKLKHAKKFWSTLPDTVCVGERVSQGDECWNGTAKSRYESIVMGNGLANQVSNPDVEVDITKPDMVIRRQIAVLKEMTSWLKAAYTGTDISVGTDDTGSGEESGSGCDSPSCDGDGDIYFSTPSPVKPKIQPVNKNEPPSSGTQLAPCSLALAAASLLLALLTLHAR, from the exons gAGCCCATCTGAAGGTTTGTCCTCAAGGTTACTCCTGCTGTACTCTAGAAATGGAGGAGAAGTTGAGTCAGCAAAGCCGGACGGACCTCAAAGCCCCCGTCCATCAACTCAGCTCCAACCTGCAGAGCACCTTCACCCAGAGACATCGTCACTTTGACC aGTTCTTTAGAGAGCTGTTGACCAATGCGGAGAAATCCCTTCACGACATGTTCGTGCGGACCTACGGCTTAATGTACGTGAAGAACGCTGAGCTTTTCAAGAACTTCTTCAAAGAGCTGGGTCGCTACTATGTCCACGGCAGCAGTGCTGTCAACCTGGAAGACATGTTGTCGGAGTTCTGGACGGACCTCCTGGACCGCATGTTCCGATTGGTCAACGTGCAGTACGAGTTCAACGACTCGTACATGGACTGCGTCAGCAGACACATGGAGCAGCTCAAGCCCTTCGGCGACGTTCCACGCAAGCTCCGTCTGCAGTTGACGCGTTCCTTCATCGCGGTTCGTACATTCACCCGCGGCCTGGCGCTCATGCCCGAGGTGGTGGGCAAAGTCTCCACG GTAAGCGCTTCTCCGAGCTGCGTGCGTGCGGCTATGAAGATGTTATACTGTCCGTATTGCACTGGCCAGGTGGCATTAAAGCCCTGCAAGAACTACTGCCTCAATGTCATGCGTGGCTGCCTGGCCAATCAGGCGGACCTGGACACAGAATGGAATAACTTCCTGG ATTCCATGCTGGGTCTGGCTGAGCGACTAGAAGGGCCGTTCAACTTCGAGTCCGTCATGGATCCCATAGACGTGAAGATTTCCGATGCCATTATGAACATGCAGGAAAACAGCATACAGGTCTCTCAGAAG GTGTTCCAGGGTTGTGGACAGCCTAAGCCCAACATGGCTTTCCGATCAAAGCGCTCCCCACCGAAAGACTCAGGGTTCCCCGGGCGTTTCCGACCATACAGCCCCGAAGCCAGGCCGACTACTGCAGCTGGCACCAGTTTGGATCGATTG ttGACAGATGCCAAAAAGAAGTTAAAACATGCCAAAAAGTTCTGGTCCACACTTCCAGACACAGTCTGTGTTGGAGAGAGGGTCTCCCAAGGGGATGAATGCTGGAACGGCACGGCCAAAAGCAG GTACGAATCTATTGTCATGGGCAACGGCTTGGCCAATCAAGTGTCTAATCCTGATGTGGAAGTTGACATCACCAAACCAGACATGGTGATTCGTCGACAGATCGCAGTTTTGAAAGAAATGACCAGCTGGCTTAAAGCCGCCTACACTGGCACGGACATCTCAGTTGGCACTG ACGACACGGGCAGCGGAGAGGAAAGCGGAAGTGGATGCGACTCACCCTCTTGCGACGGCGATGGAGACATCTACTTCTCCACCCCATCGCCCGTTAAGCCAAAAATCCAGCCGGTTAATAAAAACGAGCCACCTTCTAGCGGAACCCAGTTGGCACCCTGCAGCCTGGCGCTGGCAGCCGCATCCCTCCTGCTGGCCTTGCTCACCCTCCACGCAAGATAA